GAAATGCCGTACGCGAAAAAGCCGGATGCAAAGGCGCCGGTCAGGAAATACTTGAGACCCGCTTCCTTGCTGTGCGCGCTGTCCAAATTTATTCCTGCCAACACATACAGCGGAATCGAAAGCGTTTCGAGCGCAAGGAAAGTCAAGATCAAATTGCGGCTGGCCGCCATAACGATCGCGCCCGCCAGCGCCGATAAAATCAGAGGAAAAACTTCGGAACTTCCGAACAGCCCCTCGCTGCCCGGCGATTTCGAAAACGGGCAATAGCGGGCGGCGATGGCCAGAACCGTCAAAATCGTGGCGACAAGGAAAATACCCGTCGCTGCGAGGGTGAAGTTGTCCGCCGAATAGGAGCCGTCAAAGCTTGAAAGCCCGCGATTCCAAATAAGCGAATTCGCGACGAACGCGGCCGCCAGCACCGCCAGAGTCGCAAGCGGCAGCACTATCCTAGCCCTGCCCTTCACCGCGAACTGTAGTAACAACGTCAAAATGATGCCCGCGGTGATAATGGACACAGGTGAAAACGCGGCGAAATTGACGCCCTGCGGAGCCAAGCCGCTCATTCGCCACCTCCGACCTGCGTTTTTTCCAGGTACCCTGCGGCGGCCGGCAATTCAAGCGTTTCGACTATTCCGGTTCGAACAGTCGAGGTCGGCCGCGAAAACCGCTCGATCAATGGAGCGGTGCCGGTACCGATATCCTTCAAGAAAGGCGTCGAATAAATACCGATCAGGAAGCAGAAAAGCACAATCGGGATCAGGGCGAAAAGCTCCGGCGTCCTCAAGTCGGTTACCCTTTCGTTTTCCGGCTTCGTTATTTCCCCGTAAAAAACCCGGCGAAACATATAAAGCAGATAAACCGCAGCAAAGATCACGCCGGTCGTCGCGATGCCGCCGAGAACCGGATTCGCTTTGAATGCTCCGACGAGAATCAGAAACTCACCCACAAAGCCGTTAAGTCCGGGAAGCCCCACGCTCGAAAGCATTATTATCAGGAACACGACGAAATAGAGCGGCATAGAACGCGCCAGCCCGCCGAAGTCGCTTATCAGCCTGGTGTGCCGCCTGTCGTAGAGAATTCCAACCAACAGGAACAACGCACCGGTGGAAAGTCCGTGATTGACCATCTGGAGAACCGCGCCGTCTATCCCCTGGTGATTGAACGAAAACAGCCCGAGCATCACAAATCCGAGATGCGCGATGGAACTGTAGGCAACCAAACGTTTCAAATCCGGCTGCACCGCGGCGACGAGCGCGCCGTATATTATTCCGATCACGGCAAGCACGCCGATCGTTTCGGCGAACTGCTTGCTGGCTTCGGGAAACAGCGGAAGGCAGAAGCGGATGAATCCGTACGTTCCCATCTTGAGCAGGACGCCGGCCAGGATGATACTGCCTGCGGTCGGCGCTTCCGTATGCGCATCGGGCAGCCAGGTGTGGAAAGGAAACAACGGCACCTTGATGGCGAACGCAACTGCGAACGCCGCGAACAGCCACATCTGCAGATGCACGTCGAGATTGTGCGGCAGAATCCCGACCAATTCCGGCAGGACGAATGTGGGCTGGCCGTAATGGCCGGACTGGATATAAAGAAGAATCATCGCGGCCAGCATCAACGCGCTGCCGGCCATCGTGTAAATAACGAACTTGTAAGTCGCGTAAATCCGGTTCGAGCTTCCCCAAATACCGATGAGGAAGTACATTGGAATCAGCATCACTTCCCAGAAGAAGAAAAACAGCATCAAATCCAGCGCCACGAAAACGCCTGCGATGCCCGTGGTCGTAAGAAGCAGCATCTGCAAATACAGCTTGATGTTCGATTTAATATGGTTCCAGGTTCCGAGGATGCATACGGGAAGAATGAACGCAGTCAGGATCAAAAGGTAAAGCGAAATGCCGTCCACGCCCACGACGTACCTTATGTTGAGCGCGGGCATCCAGGCCACGTTGTTGCCGAACTCGTATCCCGGAACCAGCTTGTCCTGTGTCTGCGGGTTGAAATTGAAATAGACGACCAGCGAAAGCGCGAACGTGATCAGCGAAACAACCAGCGCCGTGACTTTGAGCAGCTTTTCGTCGTCCTTGTTTATGAATGCAAGCAGAACCGCCCCGATTGCGGGAAGGAACACGATTAAAGACAAAATGTCCAGGCGTTCTAGCATCGGCTAAAGCACCAACCTGGAAATTATTATGATTGCAAGCAACCCGACGGTGCCTATGAACAGCGCCGCGGCGTAGGCGCGGACGACCCCGGTTTGCAGGCTGCGAATCCTCTCTCCGCAGAAGGCGAAGAATCCCGCCGTGCCGTTCACGATGCCGTCCACGACCACCATGTCGAAGACCCAGGCGATGTTGGCAAGAATCTTGCCCGGTTCGACGATCGCGTATTGGTAAATCTCGTCCACGAACCACTTGCGAATGCTGCCGTAGGCGATGAATCCGAAACGCTCGAACCCGCGGCGCAATGCAGGCAGCTTCGACCAATCGATCGCCCGGAAATACAGAAAAGCAAACCAGATGCCAAGTCCCCCTGCGGCGACCGAAGCAAACAGCAGCAACCAGGCTGTGCCGGGATCGTGTCCGCCGGAGTGAACTTCATTCTCCGTTGCATGCGATTCGCCCGCGGCCGCGCCTCTTGATTCGACGGCACCGGAATGCGTCTCGACGATTTCCGCGGCGGCATGAATTCCGGACTCGCCTATCGCATCCGGCGAGTACTCGAAAGTCTGCGCGGCGGGCGCAAGAAAATGTTCGAGCACGTTGGGCACGTGAAGCGGTTCGCCGATAATCGCAGGAAGCCCGATGTATCCCCCTATTACGGACAGCACAGCGAGAATCGTCAGCGGCACGGTCATAACGCGCGGCGATTCATGCGCATGTTTCGCCTTTTCCGATTGCGGCTCACCAAGGAACGTGCGGATTACAAGGCGGAACATATAGAACGCGGTCATGAACGCGGTTAGAAGCGCGACAGCGAAAAGCCACTTGCCGATGGGAACCGGACCTTCGGAGAAATACGTCATCGCAAGGATTTCATCTTTGGAGAAGAAGCCGGAAAGGAACGGCACGCCCGCGATCGCCATGGAGGCTATTAAGAACGTCCAATACGTTGTCGGCATTTTCTTCGCGAGCCCGCCCATCTGGCGTATGTCCTGCTCTTCGCTCATTCCATGTATGACGGAACCGGAGCCGAGGAAGAGAAGCGCCTTGAAGAACGCATGCGTCATCAGGTGGAAGATGCCCACCCAGAATGCGCCGACGCCGCAAGCGAGAACCATGTAACCCAACTGGCTGACCGTCGAGTACGCGAGAACGCGTTTGATGTCCACCTGCGAGAATGCTATCGTCGCCGCGACAAACGCGGTGAGGCATCCGACAATAGCTACGACAAGCATCGCGGTAGGCGCGCTGAAGAAAAGCACATTCATCCTAGCGAGCAGGTACACGCCGGATGTAACCATCGTCGCGGCGTGGATCAGCGCGCTGACCGGTGTGGGGCCTTCCATCGCATCGGGAAGCCACACGTACAAAGGAATCTGCGCGCTCTTTCCCGTAACTCCGAGGAACAGGAAAAGAGCCACAGCAATCAGGAAAATATCGTTGAAGTTGGTTTGTGCATAAATCTGAATTGCACGCGATAGCGCCGCGAAATCCAGCGTCGCGATCCGGTCGTTCGCGAACAGAAGGAACATCGCGACGAGAACGCCGAAATCACCGATCCGGTTGACGACGAACGCTTTCATCCCGGCGATATTGGCGCTGGCCTTGTGATACCAGAATCCGATGAGCAGGTAGCTGCACAGCCCGACGCCTTCCCATCCGATGAACATAATCGGCAGGCTCGCGCCGAGCACCAGGATCAGCATCATCCCCACAAACAGGTTGAGGTAGGTGAAGAACCGCGCGAAATCGCGGTCATGCGCCATATACCCGATGCTGTAAACGTGGATGAGGAAGCTTACACCCGCGACGATGAGCACCATCACCAGCGAAAGCGGATCCACCAAAAACGCGAAGTCTATTTTCAGGTCGCCCGCGGCGGCCCACGTGAAAAGCGTAGAAACGAACCGATCGTCCACTATTCCGCTTGCGGTGTTGAATATGAACAGCGAGGCAAGACCGACAAGGAACGATAAAAGCACGGAACCGCACGCTGTTGCGTACACTGCGGGCTTGGCCATCTTGTGGCCGAAAAAGCCGTTGATGAGCGCGCCGAGAAGCGGGAATAAAACCGCAAGGCCGATTATGTTGAGGAGTTCCATTTTCTAAAATCGGACCTCCTTCTCGCGGCCGGCGATTTGAGCAAAGGACATTTCGATCATCCTTTCATCCTCCCCGCCGCGTCGATGTCCACATCAGCTTTGTGCCTGTACATCGCAACGATGATTGCAAGTCCGACCGCGACTTCCGCGGCCGCGATCGTGATCAACAAAAACGCGTAAACCTGGCCGTCCAAATAATGAAGATAGCGGCTGTAAGTTATGAACGAAAGGTTGACCGCGTTCAGCATCAACTCGATGCTCATGAAAATAACAAGCGGATTGCGCTTGATCAAAACTCCGGCCGCGCCGATTGAAAACAGAACGGCCGCAAGCGTGGTGAAGTAGAACATCGGGACGTTAGCCACTTTCGCCGCCCTCCCGATTTTTCGGATTGCCGCCCGGACTGCGCTTGGCCAGCACAACGGCGCCTATCATCGCCGCCAAAAGCAAAAGCGACGTCAGCTCGAAAGGCAAAAGGTATCTTGAAAAAAGCAACTCGCCTATGAGATGTGGATTGTTCCTGTCCAGTTCCGCCGGCGGAATGTTGTACTGCGGGCTTGATTCAATTGCAGAAAGCCCGCCTTTCCATTCCGAGACGGACGGCGATGCCGTCAGGCTGAAGTTTCCGAAGGCAAACATTAACAGACAGAAGAAAACAAACGCGACAAGAGCTGCGCCGCCGATTTGGGTCGCTCGCGGCGCTTTCATGTATTCGATGCGCTGCTTCGGGCGGTAAAAGAACATAATGACGAATAAAAACAGCACCATCACCGCGCCGGCATAAACGACCACCTGCACCATTCCCAGGAAGAACGCGCCGAGCATCAAATAAAGCACCGCGAGGCACGCCATCACGCCGATAAGGCAAAGCGCCGCGTGAACGGGGCTTTTCATCCAAAGCATCATAACGGCCAATATCACCGCCGCTCCGGCAAGTACGCCCCAAATGATCAGCTCGAAACTCAAATCCTTCTCCTGTCCGCCTCGCCGGACAAATCAGATATCGAACTTGCCAACCTTGAACTCCGGTTCCTTCGGCCCCTCGAAAACGCGGTCCAGAAGGTCTTCTTTAGTGTAGATGAACTTGTTGTTTCCGGGCGCGCGCGAATCGTCCGCGAGTTCGAATTCATGCTTCATCACAATCGCGTCGTAGGGACAAGCTTCAACGCACATTCCGCAGAATATGCAAAGCAGGTAATCGATATCGTAAACCTTAGCGTAACGTTCGCCGGGCGATTTCCACTCCGCCGGATCGGGAGGATTGTCTTCCGCGACCACGGTGATGGCCTTGGGCGGGCACGCCGCCTCGCAAAGCGCGCATCCCACGCACCGCTCCAGCCCCTTGTAGGGGCCGGTATGGTAGCGCTCCAGGCGATGCATCCCGCGGAACCGCGGGGCCAAATCCGGCCGCTTTTCCGGATACTGCAGCGTGACAAGCCCGCCGGTGATGCCCTTGCCGAATTCGCGCAGAGTCAACCCGAGACCCCTTACGATCTCGAGCGGATTCAGCACTACTCCTTTCTTTTCGCTCATTTCAAATCACCGTTATCCAAGAGGCAGGGGCGGAAGCCCGATTCCGAAAACCATAAGCGTCCCGGCGAATATCACATTCGCGAGCGCGATGGGGAGCAGTATCAGCCAGCCGAACTTCATAAGCTGGTCGTACCGGAACCGAGGCAAAGTCGCCCTTACCCATACAAAGAAGAAAATAATCGCGACCGTCTTAACCGAGAACCAGACCAGTCCGGAGACCGGCCCGAACCACTGCGGCCCCGCCCATCCGCCCAGGAACAGCGTGGCGGTCATCGCTCCGGCCGCGATGATGTTCACATACTCGCCCAGAAAGAACATAGCGAATTTCATCGAGCTGTACTCGGTGTGGTAGCCGGCGACAAGCTCGTTTTCGGCCTCCGGCAGATCAAACGGCGCGCGGTTCGTTTCGGCGAATATGCTTATGAGGAATATGAGTCCGGACGCGACCATGCAGATAACCGCGAGAACGTTGACCGGCGACGAAAAAACATTCGGCCAGAATTTTGTCTGCGCCTCGACGATCCCGTTCAAACTGAACGTGCCGGAATAAAGCACGACTGGAATGATCGAAAGCCCCAGCGCCAGCTCGTAGCTGATCATCTGCGAGCAGCTGCGCAGCCCTCCCAGCAGGCTGTATTTGCTGCCGCTCGACCATCCCGCGAGGATTATTCCGTATGTGCCGAGCGACGACATCGCAAGCACGTATATCAGCGCGACGTTGACATCCGCGATAAAGAAATTCTGCTGAATAGGGACTACAGCAAAAAGCATGAACGCCGCAATCAACGAAATCGCGGGCGCGAGGAAATACACGAACCTGTCCGCGGCGCGCGGCACGATTTCCTGTTTGAAAAGGAGCTTGACGCCGTCAGCGATCGGCTGGAGCAGACCTTGCCAGCCGACGCGGTTCGGGCCGGGGCGAAGCTGGAAGAAGCCGACGACGCGACGCTCGAACAGCGTCAGGTATGCCATGCATCCGAGCAAAACCACCAGCACCGCCAGTATCCTCACGACCGCCCAGACTAAATCCATCAGCTCCATGGTTTCTCCGCTGCGCGAGGCTTCTCGCCGCTACCCTCCCCCCGCGGCGACCGCTTCGCCGACCGGAACAAGATTCACAACCGTATGTTCGCCGAGCGTCAAGATATCGGCGAGGCGCACTCCGGGCAGACTGTCGGATACAAGGACATGCCCCGCGGGAACGCGCTGCGTCACCTTGACGAACAGCTCGATGCCGCCCGCCTTGCTTGCAAGCTCGGCGCGGCTTCCGTCCGCAATTCCCAATCTCCCAGCATCGGCGGGATTTATCTCGCAGAACGGTTCGCCCACTGCGACTCGGAAATGCTCGGAATGCATCGAATGGTTCTCGCCGTTGAAATGAAACACTTTCGGAATAAGCACGAGCAAATTGTCTCCGCCCGCGGATTCAGCTAGCGGTGCAACGCCGCCGAATTTCGCGAACTCGTTTTTCCCCGCGGGAGTCGAGCCGTCGGCGGAGTGGGCGAAAACCAGCGGGCTGCCTGTCGCGGGAATCGAAGCGTAATCCATCCCCGCCAGAAATGCGAAACGCTCCGAAATGAGCTTGAAAGCTTCCTCCGGCGTGGCCGCGCGGAACGGAATCCCCATCTCGCCGAACAGCTTGCGCAAAATTCCGAAATCCGAGTCCGCAAGCTTGAACCGCACATCCGGCGCGTTCAACTTCTGAAGCCGCTTTTCGGACGAAATTACCGTTCCTTCCTGCTCCAGCGCCGTCAACGCGGGCAGAACAACGTTTGCGCATTTGGCAGTCTCGGTCAAGAACTGATCCTGAACCACAACGAATCCGCAACGCTCGAACGCGGCTTTCGCCAGCTTGGTATCCGGAAAATTCTTGACCGGATCGGCTCCGATCACATAGCAGAAATGCGACTTTCCTGCGGACATTCCCGACAGAATCGCGTCCAGCCCCGGCGCGGCGCCCGCCTCGTCGCCCGCGTGTTCCATAGCGATGACGGACATATGGTTGAACAAAATCGCGCCGATGGAATTGCCGTCCCGGAAAATGGGAGTAATCGAAACCGCGGGAGTAATTGCGCCTTCGTCGGCGTGATCGGTTTCGCCGAAAAGCTTGATTTCCAAATTGCGGCCAAGCGACGCGATAAGCGAAATCAGCTCCGCCGCATTCGGTGCGCCCAGCACTTCATTTCCGAACAGAATCGCAACCGACTTCGCTCCGCAAAGAATCTCGACAAATCGCTTTAGCTCCGGTGGCGCCGCGCTTGCGTCCGCGATTCCGTTAATCAAATGCTTCAGCGCGTCGGACTGCTTTCTGATTGGGAAATGAAACACTTCCTCCGCAAAACGCTCGCCTTCGGTCGCGTGGCTGTTTGCCGCGATCAACCTGCACTTTCCAAGCTGCAGGTCGCGCTCGACTTTCAAGCCAAGCACGGGCGCTTCTTCCAGCAGATCCACGCCCCACGCAAGAATCACGTCGCTTGCGGTCGCCTTTTCCCACGGCTCCGACCGGAACAGGACTTCCTCAAGGAACTTTGTTGGACTCTTTGCGACTCCGGGTATAAAAGGCCCGAAGTGGTAATTCGGCGTCCCGATGTGCGAAGCGAGCAGCCTGCGGAAAATCGAATACGTCTCGTTGGTCAACCGCGAACCCGCGATTCCCGATATGCTTTCCTTGCCGTAAAGCTCGACTGTTTTTTTCAAGTTTTCGGCCACCAGCTTCATCGCTTCGCCCCAGCTTGCTGGAACGAACTCGCCGGCTTCGTTCTTTATCAGCGGACGCGATATCCGCTCCGGATGGTAAAGCTGCTCGTATACGAATCTGCCCTTGTCGCACAGCCAGCCCCAGTCCACCTCGGGATTGTCCCTGCTCCAGAGCCTGTGCACTTCGCCAAAGCGATGGTGGATTTCAATATTGCATCCCACCGCGCAGCCTGTGCAAACCGACGGCGTGTGCTCCAGCTCCCAAGGCCTGCCCTTGAAGCGCGACGGCTTCGACAGCAGCGCTCCTACCGGGCAAAACTCCACTTGGTTGCCTGAAAACTTGCTTTTGATTCCGGGCGCGGGCTGAATGAAAGTTTCCCAGCCGCGCCTTCCGAATTCCATCAAATGGTCGCCCGCGACTTCCTCGTGGAACCGCACGCACCGCTTGCAGTGGATGCATCGTTTGTAGTTGAGCCGGACAAACTCGTTCACGTCCGCGTCCGGCAGGACGCGCTTCGGCTCCACCATCCGTGATTCGGACAGGCCGTATTTGTAGGTGATGTCCTGAAGCGGGCACTCGCCGCCCTTGTCGCAGACTGGGCACTCCAGCGGGTGATTCAGAAGCAGGAATTCAAGCACCTGCCTGCGGTTGCGCTCCGCGGCGGGAGTGTCCGTGTAAACCTCCATCCCTTCCGATACAGGCATCGCACATGCCGCCTGAAGCTTCGGAAGTTTGGCAATTTCCGTTATCTTTTGGCCGTCACGCTCAATCGTCCGCGGAAGGCCTACTTCTACAAGGCATATCCTGCATCCCGCCCAGGGGTGCATCTTGGGATGGCCGCAGAAAACGGGGATGTCGATTCCGTTCGCCGCGGCCGCGCTAGTGATGAACGTGCCTTCGGGGACGGTAATCGTCTTCCCGTCTATCTTCAGCGTCACCATCTTTTTTCCGTTTTCGCTCATATCCAATCTGTGCCGCGTTTTAAACAAACGCGGCGGATTTGTTCAATACGCCCTCGCAGGAAGTTTCTCGTGGCCGATGGTGCCGACCGGCTTGTACTTGGGCAGCATCTTTTTCCGGCCTTCGATGTAATCCACGAACTCGTGTCGGAAATGCTTTAGGAAGCTCTGCACCGGCCACGCCGCCGCGTCGCCCAGCGGGCAGAACGATTTCATCTCGATTCCGTCCGCGGCTTCCTTCAGCGTGTCCAAATCTTCCATCTTTCCTTCGCCTCGAAGGATGCGCCGGAGGATCATCGTCATCCAGTGCGTCCCTTCGCGGCAAACCGTGCACTTGCCGCAGGATTCATGAGCGTAAAACCTGGAAATGACTTCGAGCATTTTCACCATGCAGGTGTGCTCGTTCATCACGATCATCCCCGCGCTGCCGAGCATGGAACCGGCGGCGTGCAGCCCCTCGTACGAAAGCGGGCAGTCGCAGTTGGCCGCGGGCATGACCGGAACGCTGGAGCCGCCGGGGATAATCGCCTTGAGCTTCCCTCCGCTCACTCCTCCGCAAAGCGTCTCGATGAAATCGAGCTGGTTCGTTCCGTATGCAATTTCGTACACCCCCGGCTTGTTGACGTGGCCGGAAACCGAGAACATCTTTATTCCGGGGCTTTCCTTCGTGCCGAGCGACAAATGCCAGTCCGCGCCCCTCTCGATTATGGCCGGAACCGTCGCGAGGGTTTCGACGTTGTTGATTATCGTCGGGCGGTCGTACAACCCTCTGATAGCGGGGAATGGCGGCTTCATCTTCGGCTCGCCGCGTCTGCCTTCGAGCGATTCCAGAAGCGATGTCTCCTCGCCGCAGATGTACGCTCCGGCGCCCGGATGCACCGTGCATTCGACGGAATAATCGCTCCCGCAGACTCCCTTGCCGAGATATCCGGCGGCGTATGCCTCGTCAACCGCTTTTTGGACAATGTTGATTTCCTTCCAAAACTCGCCGCGGATGTAAATGAAAATGTGCGTCGCACCGAACGCGTAGCCCGCGATGACCGCGCCCTCGATCATCCTGTGCGGCACAAACTCAAGAATCATTTGGTCTTTAAATGTGCCCGGCTCGCTTTCGTCCGCGTTCACGCATAGATACTTGGGGCCCGGCGTTTTAGGAATAAAGCTCCACTTCTGGCCTGCGGAAAATCCCGCGCCTCCCTTGCCGCGCAGTCCCGATTTCTTGACTTCCGCAATAACCTCGTCGGGCGTCATCTTGAGCGCTTTCTTGAGCGCCAAGTATCCGCCGCGCTTGACAAAGACATCCAGGGACGCCATTCCCGGCACGTCTATGTCCTGCATCACGACTCTGGTTTCTTCGGCCATATCTACTTCAGCGTCTCCAAAAGCTCGTCGACTTTTCTGATATTCATGTTCTCGTGGTATTCGCGGTTGTTGATCTGGATCACCGGGCCGCGCCCGCAAGCCGCCAGACATTCGACCGCAAGCACCGTGAATTTCCCGTCTGGCGTCGTCTTCCCTGTTTCAACACCAAGTTTTTCTTCCAGGTGGGCAATGATGTCCTCGGCGCCGAGCAGTTGGCAAGTAGCGTTGTGGCAGACCTGAATAACGTACTTTCCGGGCTTGTCCATGAAAAACATGGAGTAAAAGCTGGCGCAGCCTTTTACGTAATTCTCCGGGACGCCCAAAAATTCCGCGACCGCGGCTACCGCATCGCCGCTTATCCAGCCGTAATGCTCTTGGGCTATGTGAAGCGCCGGAACGAGCATTGAAAGCCGCTTGGGGTATTTCCCGCGCGACTCCAGCTCGTCGAACTTCGACTTGAGCTCCGCTGGAATTTTGGTCACGGCGACAGCCATCAACTAAGCTCCTGATGTAAAAGCAAGAACGAAATCACCTGTCAATCTCCCCCAAAACGATGTCCAAGCTGCCTATGGCGGCGACGACGTCAGCGATAAGTTGACCGCGCACCATATCCTCGATCGCGGAGAGATTGACGAACGACGGCGGGCGGATCTTGACGCGCCAGGGATGCGCGGTTCCATCAGAAATCACCCAGAAACCAAGCTCTCCCTTGGATGCTTCGATGTTCGCATATGCCTCGCCGATCGGTGGATGAATGCCCTCGGTCCAGTACTTGAAATGATGGATAAGCTCCTCGATCGAATCCTGAACCTTGTGCCTGGGGGGCGGCGTGTATTTGGGATGACGCGCCATGTGATCCAGCTCACCTTCGCCTTTCCCCATCTTCTTCAGCTCACGAAGGCATTGCTCGCATATCCGCACGCTTTGCTTCATCTCTTCCATTCTGACGAGATAACGGTCGTAAATATCTCCGTTTTCCCCGATGGGAATGTCGAAATCGAGCTCCGGATACACCAGGTACGGATTGTCCCGCCTGATATCCCAGTCCACTCCCGCGGCGCGCAGAAGCGGCCCGGATAGTCCGTGCGCAATGCTGTCTTCCGCGCTCATCGCGGCGACGCCCTTCGTTCGGCGAATCCAAATCGGATTTTTGGTGAGCAGGCTTTCGTACAGCTTGATTCTCGCGGGGAATTCATTGAGAAACTTCCCGACTTCGTCCTCGAATCCATCGGGAAGGTCGTACACTACGCCGCCGATGCGCATATAGGACGTCATCATCCTTTGACCGCCGACGGCCTCGTAGAACTTGAGTATCTTTTCCCGCTCGATGAAGCAATACAAAAATACGCTCATCGCGCCTATGTCGATCGCGTGCGTTCCCAGCCAAACAAGATGGCTTATTATTCGGGTCAGCTCGCTCATCAGGACGCGGATGTACTGCGCGCGGCGGGGAACTTGTATTTGGAGCAGCTTTTCGACCGCCATGCA
This is a stretch of genomic DNA from bacterium. It encodes these proteins:
- a CDS encoding NADH-quinone oxidoreductase subunit M produces the protein MLERLDILSLIVFLPAIGAVLLAFINKDDEKLLKVTALVVSLITFALSLVVYFNFNPQTQDKLVPGYEFGNNVAWMPALNIRYVVGVDGISLYLLILTAFILPVCILGTWNHIKSNIKLYLQMLLLTTTGIAGVFVALDLMLFFFFWEVMLIPMYFLIGIWGSSNRIYATYKFVIYTMAGSALMLAAMILLYIQSGHYGQPTFVLPELVGILPHNLDVHLQMWLFAAFAVAFAIKVPLFPFHTWLPDAHTEAPTAGSIILAGVLLKMGTYGFIRFCLPLFPEASKQFAETIGVLAVIGIIYGALVAAVQPDLKRLVAYSSIAHLGFVMLGLFSFNHQGIDGAVLQMVNHGLSTGALFLLVGILYDRRHTRLISDFGGLARSMPLYFVVFLIIMLSSVGLPGLNGFVGEFLILVGAFKANPVLGGIATTGVIFAAVYLLYMFRRVFYGEITKPENERVTDLRTPELFALIPIVLFCFLIGIYSTPFLKDIGTGTAPLIERFSRPTSTVRTGIVETLELPAAAGYLEKTQVGGGE
- the nuoL gene encoding NADH-quinone oxidoreductase subunit L; amino-acid sequence: MELLNIIGLAVLFPLLGALINGFFGHKMAKPAVYATACGSVLLSFLVGLASLFIFNTASGIVDDRFVSTLFTWAAAGDLKIDFAFLVDPLSLVMVLIVAGVSFLIHVYSIGYMAHDRDFARFFTYLNLFVGMMLILVLGASLPIMFIGWEGVGLCSYLLIGFWYHKASANIAGMKAFVVNRIGDFGVLVAMFLLFANDRIATLDFAALSRAIQIYAQTNFNDIFLIAVALFLFLGVTGKSAQIPLYVWLPDAMEGPTPVSALIHAATMVTSGVYLLARMNVLFFSAPTAMLVVAIVGCLTAFVAATIAFSQVDIKRVLAYSTVSQLGYMVLACGVGAFWVGIFHLMTHAFFKALLFLGSGSVIHGMSEEQDIRQMGGLAKKMPTTYWTFLIASMAIAGVPFLSGFFSKDEILAMTYFSEGPVPIGKWLFAVALLTAFMTAFYMFRLVIRTFLGEPQSEKAKHAHESPRVMTVPLTILAVLSVIGGYIGLPAIIGEPLHVPNVLEHFLAPAAQTFEYSPDAIGESGIHAAAEIVETHSGAVESRGAAAGESHATENEVHSGGHDPGTAWLLLFASVAAGGLGIWFAFLYFRAIDWSKLPALRRGFERFGFIAYGSIRKWFVDEIYQYAIVEPGKILANIAWVFDMVVVDGIVNGTAGFFAFCGERIRSLQTGVVRAYAAALFIGTVGLLAIIIISRLVL
- the nuoK gene encoding NADH-quinone oxidoreductase subunit NuoK; translated protein: MFYFTTLAAVLFSIGAAGVLIKRNPLVIFMSIELMLNAVNLSFITYSRYLHYLDGQVYAFLLITIAAAEVAVGLAIIVAMYRHKADVDIDAAGRMKG
- a CDS encoding NADH-quinone oxidoreductase subunit J — encoded protein: MSFELIIWGVLAGAAVILAVMMLWMKSPVHAALCLIGVMACLAVLYLMLGAFFLGMVQVVVYAGAVMVLFLFVIMFFYRPKQRIEYMKAPRATQIGGAALVAFVFFCLLMFAFGNFSLTASPSVSEWKGGLSAIESSPQYNIPPAELDRNNPHLIGELLFSRYLLPFELTSLLLLAAMIGAVVLAKRSPGGNPKNREGGESG
- a CDS encoding NADH-quinone oxidoreductase subunit I, with the protein product MSEKKGVVLNPLEIVRGLGLTLREFGKGITGGLVTLQYPEKRPDLAPRFRGMHRLERYHTGPYKGLERCVGCALCEAACPPKAITVVAEDNPPDPAEWKSPGERYAKVYDIDYLLCIFCGMCVEACPYDAIVMKHEFELADDSRAPGNNKFIYTKEDLLDRVFEGPKEPEFKVGKFDI
- the nuoH gene encoding NADH-quinone oxidoreductase subunit NuoH, giving the protein MELMDLVWAVVRILAVLVVLLGCMAYLTLFERRVVGFFQLRPGPNRVGWQGLLQPIADGVKLLFKQEIVPRAADRFVYFLAPAISLIAAFMLFAVVPIQQNFFIADVNVALIYVLAMSSLGTYGIILAGWSSGSKYSLLGGLRSCSQMISYELALGLSIIPVVLYSGTFSLNGIVEAQTKFWPNVFSSPVNVLAVICMVASGLIFLISIFAETNRAPFDLPEAENELVAGYHTEYSSMKFAMFFLGEYVNIIAAGAMTATLFLGGWAGPQWFGPVSGLVWFSVKTVAIIFFFVWVRATLPRFRYDQLMKFGWLILLPIALANVIFAGTLMVFGIGLPPLPLG
- the nuoG gene encoding NADH-quinone oxidoreductase subunit NuoG; the protein is MSENGKKMVTLKIDGKTITVPEGTFITSAAAANGIDIPVFCGHPKMHPWAGCRICLVEVGLPRTIERDGQKITEIAKLPKLQAACAMPVSEGMEVYTDTPAAERNRRQVLEFLLLNHPLECPVCDKGGECPLQDITYKYGLSESRMVEPKRVLPDADVNEFVRLNYKRCIHCKRCVRFHEEVAGDHLMEFGRRGWETFIQPAPGIKSKFSGNQVEFCPVGALLSKPSRFKGRPWELEHTPSVCTGCAVGCNIEIHHRFGEVHRLWSRDNPEVDWGWLCDKGRFVYEQLYHPERISRPLIKNEAGEFVPASWGEAMKLVAENLKKTVELYGKESISGIAGSRLTNETYSIFRRLLASHIGTPNYHFGPFIPGVAKSPTKFLEEVLFRSEPWEKATASDVILAWGVDLLEEAPVLGLKVERDLQLGKCRLIAANSHATEGERFAEEVFHFPIRKQSDALKHLINGIADASAAPPELKRFVEILCGAKSVAILFGNEVLGAPNAAELISLIASLGRNLEIKLFGETDHADEGAITPAVSITPIFRDGNSIGAILFNHMSVIAMEHAGDEAGAAPGLDAILSGMSAGKSHFCYVIGADPVKNFPDTKLAKAAFERCGFVVVQDQFLTETAKCANVVLPALTALEQEGTVISSEKRLQKLNAPDVRFKLADSDFGILRKLFGEMGIPFRAATPEEAFKLISERFAFLAGMDYASIPATGSPLVFAHSADGSTPAGKNEFAKFGGVAPLAESAGGDNLLVLIPKVFHFNGENHSMHSEHFRVAVGEPFCEINPADAGRLGIADGSRAELASKAGGIELFVKVTQRVPAGHVLVSDSLPGVRLADILTLGEHTVVNLVPVGEAVAAGGG